From the Microbacterium thalassium genome, one window contains:
- a CDS encoding bifunctional nuclease family protein has product MVQVRVAGVALDSSGQHVILLKPITELPGAGNILPIWIGAQEATSILVAVENAATPRPLAHDLMRTMLETLGAEVTQVEVTRIDDGTFYADVTLNAGGTVHTVDARPSDAVALASRTGSPIFVADAVLEEAGTPDMLADEDEEERLEEFKDFIEHVDPEDFRG; this is encoded by the coding sequence ATGGTCCAGGTGCGCGTGGCCGGAGTTGCGCTCGATTCGAGCGGACAGCATGTGATCCTGCTGAAGCCGATCACCGAGCTCCCCGGCGCCGGGAACATCCTGCCCATCTGGATCGGCGCGCAGGAGGCGACCTCGATCCTCGTCGCCGTCGAGAACGCCGCGACTCCGCGACCGCTCGCGCACGACCTCATGCGCACGATGCTCGAGACGCTCGGCGCCGAGGTCACGCAGGTCGAGGTGACCCGCATCGACGACGGCACCTTCTACGCCGACGTCACCCTCAACGCCGGCGGCACCGTCCACACCGTCGACGCCCGGCCGTCGGATGCCGTCGCACTGGCGTCGCGCACGGGGTCTCCGATCTTCGTCGCCGACGCGGTCCTCGAAGAGGCGGGGACGCCCGACATGCTGGCCGACGAGGACGAAGAGGAGCGGCTCGAGGAGTTCAAGGACTTCATCGAGCACGTCGACCCCGAGGACTTCCGCGGCTGA
- a CDS encoding SDR family NAD(P)-dependent oxidoreductase, with translation MAKARLDIHDKTTVITGAASGMGAEVARQLARRGARLALIDRNAEGLDALVAGLEGRDHTTHVVDLTDDAAVASAADDITARHPHVQALITCAGSSMLGGIDQLTMDEMRWLMDVNLWGTVNITQALLPAMRREPAAHITHLVSIYGLAAPAGRIPYAMSKFAVRGFTEALRHELEDTGVTVGAVYPAGVKTGIILHGRYAAALDPAIAQRAAAAQAAMYHTEPVDAARRIVEATVRRRPRVMIGREARLVDVLSRITPTRYWVAMRRPLREAIDTTTPVG, from the coding sequence GTGGCGAAGGCGCGACTGGACATCCACGACAAGACGACGGTGATCACCGGAGCCGCGAGCGGCATGGGAGCGGAGGTCGCCCGTCAGCTCGCGCGACGCGGCGCCCGTCTGGCGCTGATCGACCGCAACGCGGAAGGCCTCGACGCGCTCGTCGCCGGGCTCGAAGGGCGCGACCACACGACCCACGTCGTCGACCTCACCGACGACGCCGCCGTCGCGTCGGCCGCCGACGACATCACGGCGCGGCACCCGCACGTCCAGGCCCTCATCACGTGCGCGGGCTCGTCGATGCTCGGCGGCATCGACCAGCTGACGATGGACGAGATGCGCTGGCTGATGGACGTGAACCTGTGGGGCACCGTCAACATCACGCAGGCGCTGCTGCCCGCGATGCGACGCGAGCCGGCCGCGCACATCACGCATCTGGTGAGCATCTACGGCCTCGCCGCGCCCGCCGGTCGCATCCCGTACGCGATGAGCAAGTTCGCCGTACGCGGCTTCACCGAGGCGCTGCGGCACGAACTGGAGGACACCGGCGTGACCGTCGGCGCGGTCTACCCCGCGGGGGTCAAGACCGGCATCATCCTGCACGGGCGCTATGCCGCGGCGCTGGATCCCGCGATCGCGCAGCGTGCGGCGGCCGCCCAGGCGGCGATGTACCACACCGAGCCCGTCGACGCCGCTCGCCGGATCGTCGAGGCCACCGTGCGCCGCCGCCCGCGGGTCATGATCGGGCGCGAGGCGCGCCTGGTCGACGTTCTCTCGCGCATCACGCCGACCCGCTACTGGGTTGCCATGCGGCGCCCGCTGCGCGAGGCGATCGACACGACGACGCCCGTCGGCTGA
- a CDS encoding asparagine synthase: MGRTSDAIAEGVSIASAAARLTLRNQILVEVIAHDAPFDADTFVGLAHQTIVALADEQDAAAEMVGKQRRRAWGKFSDPDGTHDYRDRDTRNLRRRQRQYRGVARELRRLADDLEALRVLIEQARESAWGDVEANLQRRLKVEAMRPDLDPDYERMRSARMQSLRLVDLPKLAAHKRQTQSPARAARAGVTDAAPARRAGGIDLSELDS, from the coding sequence ATGGGGAGGACGTCGGATGCCATCGCCGAAGGCGTCTCGATCGCGTCCGCGGCGGCTCGGCTGACGCTGCGCAACCAGATCCTGGTCGAGGTCATCGCTCACGATGCGCCGTTCGACGCCGACACCTTCGTCGGGCTGGCGCACCAGACGATCGTCGCCCTCGCCGATGAGCAGGACGCCGCGGCCGAGATGGTGGGGAAGCAGCGCCGCCGGGCGTGGGGCAAGTTCAGCGACCCCGACGGGACGCACGACTACCGGGACCGCGACACCCGCAACCTGCGGCGGCGACAGCGTCAGTACCGCGGCGTCGCCCGCGAGCTGCGCCGGCTCGCCGACGACCTCGAGGCGCTGCGCGTCCTCATCGAGCAGGCGCGCGAGTCCGCGTGGGGCGACGTCGAGGCGAACCTCCAGCGGCGGCTGAAGGTCGAGGCGATGCGGCCGGATCTCGACCCCGACTACGAGCGGATGCGATCGGCGCGCATGCAGTCGCTCCGGCTCGTCGATCTGCCCAAGCTCGCGGCCCACAAGCGGCAGACGCAGAGCCCGGCCCGTGCCGCGCGGGCAGGGGTGACGGATGCCGCACCGGCACGCCGCGCGGGGGGGATCGACCTGAGCGAACTCGACTCCTGA
- a CDS encoding alcohol dehydrogenase catalytic domain-containing protein, with protein sequence MRAAYMFGAGDVRVVDAPDPSIQLPTDALVRVTAACVCGSDLHPYRKMKPLPDGRPMGHEFVGVVEAVGDDVASLRPGHHVIAPFVWSDGTCDFCQEGLQTSCRHGGGWDAATGGGQGELVRVPFADATLVHVPGGIDESLTPSMLTLSDVYGTGYHAAYTARVGKGQTVAVVGDGAVGLMAVLSAAQLGAERIILMGRHAVRTDLGVAFGATEVVAERGEEGIERVKELTGGDGVHAVLEAVGYLDAYEQALGIVRPGGVISRVGVPQYSDGPIGRGQFTRNITITGGIAPVRAYIDELLPWVLDGTVDPGRVFDAEVALEDIADGYRRMDSREALKVLVRP encoded by the coding sequence ATGAGAGCGGCGTACATGTTCGGCGCCGGGGACGTGCGGGTGGTCGACGCACCGGATCCGAGCATCCAGCTGCCCACCGATGCGCTCGTGCGCGTGACGGCGGCGTGCGTGTGCGGCAGCGACCTGCATCCGTACCGCAAGATGAAGCCGCTTCCCGACGGCCGGCCCATGGGCCACGAGTTCGTCGGCGTCGTCGAGGCCGTCGGCGACGATGTCGCGTCGCTGCGGCCCGGCCACCACGTCATCGCCCCGTTCGTCTGGTCCGACGGGACATGCGACTTCTGCCAGGAGGGCCTGCAGACCTCGTGCCGGCACGGCGGCGGCTGGGACGCCGCCACCGGGGGCGGGCAGGGCGAGCTCGTCCGCGTGCCCTTCGCCGACGCGACGCTCGTCCATGTGCCGGGCGGCATCGACGAGTCGCTGACGCCGTCGATGCTGACGCTGTCGGACGTGTACGGCACCGGGTACCACGCGGCATACACGGCGCGCGTGGGCAAGGGTCAGACCGTCGCGGTCGTCGGGGACGGGGCCGTGGGTCTCATGGCGGTGCTGTCGGCCGCGCAGCTGGGCGCCGAGCGCATCATCCTGATGGGCCGGCACGCCGTGCGTACGGATCTCGGCGTCGCATTCGGCGCGACCGAGGTCGTGGCCGAACGCGGCGAGGAGGGCATCGAGCGCGTGAAGGAGCTCACCGGCGGCGACGGCGTGCACGCCGTGCTCGAGGCGGTCGGCTATCTCGACGCCTATGAGCAGGCACTGGGCATCGTGCGCCCGGGCGGCGTCATCAGCCGCGTCGGCGTTCCGCAGTACTCCGACGGGCCGATCGGGCGCGGGCAGTTCACGCGGAACATCACCATCACCGGCGGCATCGCGCCGGTGCGCGCCTACATCGACGAGCTGCTGCCGTGGGTGCTCGACGGCACGGTCGACCCGGGGCGGGTGTTCGACGCCGAGGTCGCGCTCGAGGACATCGCCGACGGCTACCGGCGCATGGACTCGCGCGAGGCCCTGAAGGTTCTCGTCCGGCCCTGA
- a CDS encoding aldose 1-epimerase family protein, which produces MPFTTSGTQHALRAGHYEAIIASVGATLRTLTYDGRDLVVPFDADQVRPSHRGVTLAPWPNRVVDGTYTFDGVERQLALTEPARHHALHGLAVWLDYEAIDKGPSHVTLAATIPAQTAYPWRIDIETTFSLTADGLTQTVTATNTSPAPAPWGTGPHPYLVAGDGLVDAWTLELPASEVLAVTDERLIPIGLRAVDAEDPERFDFRAARRIGSAEIDHAYTGLQRDADGIATVRVTDDTGAGVEMSWDAACPWVQVHTADKPDPAQSRLGLAVEPMTCAPDAFNAPEYDYDAGLIVIEPGETTSASWRIAAIG; this is translated from the coding sequence ATGCCGTTCACGACGTCCGGCACACAGCACGCCCTGCGCGCCGGGCACTACGAGGCGATCATCGCCAGCGTCGGCGCCACCCTGCGCACGCTCACCTACGACGGCCGCGACCTCGTCGTCCCCTTCGACGCCGATCAGGTGCGGCCCTCCCATCGCGGCGTGACGCTCGCACCGTGGCCGAACCGGGTCGTCGACGGCACGTACACCTTCGACGGCGTCGAGCGGCAGCTCGCCCTCACCGAGCCGGCGCGCCACCACGCCCTCCACGGACTGGCCGTGTGGCTCGACTACGAGGCGATCGACAAGGGCCCGAGCCACGTGACGCTCGCCGCGACGATCCCGGCGCAGACGGCCTACCCCTGGCGGATCGACATCGAGACGACCTTCTCGCTCACCGCCGACGGGCTCACGCAGACGGTCACCGCGACCAACACGTCCCCCGCGCCCGCGCCGTGGGGCACCGGGCCGCACCCGTACCTCGTCGCGGGCGACGGACTCGTCGACGCCTGGACGCTCGAGCTGCCGGCATCCGAGGTCCTCGCCGTCACCGACGAGCGCCTCATCCCGATCGGGCTGCGCGCCGTCGACGCCGAGGACCCCGAGCGCTTCGACTTCCGCGCCGCGCGCCGCATCGGCTCCGCCGAGATCGACCACGCCTACACCGGCCTCCAGCGCGATGCGGACGGCATCGCGACGGTCCGGGTGACCGATGACACCGGCGCCGGTGTCGAGATGTCGTGGGATGCCGCGTGCCCGTGGGTCCAGGTGCACACCGCCGACAAGCCGGATCCCGCCCAGTCGCGTCTGGGCCTCGCCGTCGAGCCCATGACGTGCGCGCCCGATGCGTTCAACGCACCGGAGTACGACTACGACGCCGGGCTCATCGTGATCGAGCCGGGTGAGACGACGTCCGCATCGTGGCGCATCGCCGCGATCGGCTGA
- a CDS encoding alpha-amylase family protein translates to MTMLDTDAAADAARILADLEAAHGVDADLRRRVEAHLPRLHGLFRSLYGDRPDALEQLAAVVAEAAASWRSRPIELRARDRQREEEPDWFESERMLGGVCYVDRYAGTLAGIREQIPYFRELGLTYLHLMPLFECPKGNSDGGYAVSSYRSVDPALGSMEDLTALAAELRVAGISLVVDFIFNHTSDEHEWARKAIAGEPGYEDFYLIFPDRTMPDEYEKTTREIFPDDHPGSFVQLPDGRWIWATFHSFQWDLNYANPAVFRAMAGEMLFLANQGVEILRMDAVAFIWKRLGTPCESLPEAHLLLQAFNAVLRIGAPSVLFKSEAIVHPDEVIQYVSPDECQLSYNPLQMALTWESLATRDTGLLQQALDTRHALPEGTAWVNYVRSHDDIGWTFSDEDAADLGIDGFAHRRFLNAFYVKGLQGSFARGVAFQENLKTGDARVTGTTASLAGVEAGDRGGEDRVVLAHAIALSTGGIPLLYLGDEVGQLNDHGYLDDPSEAGDSRWVNRPRRPTALYDQRHDGSTVAGRLYARLTTLITTRKATPEFGGNALIPFHVPHASVIGYQRPAAGEPLKRVLVLANVGDEPAIVHADTLSGFERHAADAITGADIDLDDGILLGAHKFAWVRVSALW, encoded by the coding sequence ATGACGATGCTCGACACGGATGCCGCGGCCGACGCCGCCCGCATCCTCGCAGACCTCGAAGCCGCGCACGGGGTGGACGCCGACCTGCGCCGCCGCGTCGAGGCGCACCTCCCCCGGCTCCACGGGCTCTTCCGGAGCCTCTACGGCGACCGCCCGGACGCTCTCGAACAGCTCGCCGCCGTCGTCGCCGAAGCGGCGGCATCGTGGCGTTCCCGCCCGATCGAGCTGCGGGCGCGTGATCGGCAGCGCGAGGAGGAGCCGGACTGGTTCGAGTCGGAGCGGATGCTGGGCGGCGTCTGCTACGTCGACCGCTACGCCGGAACGCTCGCCGGCATCCGCGAGCAGATCCCGTACTTCCGCGAACTGGGCCTGACCTACCTGCACCTGATGCCGCTGTTCGAATGCCCCAAGGGAAACAGCGACGGCGGCTACGCCGTCTCGAGCTACCGCAGCGTGGATCCGGCGCTCGGCTCGATGGAGGACCTCACCGCGCTCGCCGCCGAGCTGCGCGTGGCCGGCATCTCGCTGGTCGTGGACTTCATCTTCAACCACACGAGCGACGAGCACGAATGGGCGCGCAAGGCGATCGCCGGCGAGCCGGGGTACGAGGACTTCTATCTGATCTTCCCCGACCGCACGATGCCCGACGAGTACGAGAAGACCACGCGCGAGATCTTCCCCGACGATCACCCGGGGTCGTTCGTCCAGCTCCCGGACGGACGGTGGATCTGGGCGACCTTCCACTCGTTCCAGTGGGATCTGAACTACGCGAATCCGGCCGTGTTCCGGGCGATGGCCGGCGAGATGCTGTTCCTGGCGAACCAGGGCGTCGAGATCCTCCGCATGGACGCCGTCGCGTTCATCTGGAAGCGCCTGGGCACACCGTGCGAGTCACTCCCCGAGGCCCACCTCCTGCTGCAGGCGTTCAACGCCGTGCTGCGCATCGGGGCACCGTCGGTGCTGTTCAAGTCGGAGGCGATCGTCCACCCCGACGAGGTGATCCAGTACGTCTCTCCGGACGAGTGCCAGCTGTCGTACAACCCGCTGCAGATGGCGCTCACCTGGGAGAGCCTGGCCACCCGCGACACCGGCCTGCTGCAGCAGGCGCTCGACACGCGCCATGCGCTGCCCGAGGGCACGGCATGGGTGAACTACGTCCGCAGCCACGACGACATCGGCTGGACGTTCTCGGACGAGGACGCCGCCGACCTCGGCATCGACGGCTTCGCGCACCGCCGCTTCCTCAACGCGTTCTACGTCAAGGGCCTGCAGGGCTCCTTCGCGCGCGGAGTGGCGTTCCAGGAGAATCTGAAGACCGGCGATGCGCGGGTGACGGGCACGACCGCCTCGCTCGCGGGTGTCGAGGCGGGCGACCGCGGCGGCGAGGACCGCGTCGTCCTGGCCCACGCGATCGCGCTGTCGACGGGCGGCATCCCGCTGCTGTACCTCGGCGACGAGGTCGGCCAGCTCAACGATCACGGCTATCTCGACGATCCGTCCGAAGCCGGCGACAGCCGATGGGTCAATCGGCCGCGGCGGCCGACGGCCCTGTACGACCAGCGACACGACGGCTCGACGGTGGCGGGGCGCCTGTACGCGCGGCTGACGACGCTGATCACGACGAGGAAGGCGACGCCGGAGTTCGGCGGCAACGCCCTCATCCCCTTCCACGTGCCGCACGCATCCGTCATCGGCTATCAGCGCCCGGCCGCGGGCGAGCCGCTGAAGCGGGTGCTCGTCCTCGCCAACGTCGGCGACGAGCCCGCGATCGTCCACGCGGACACGCTCTCGGGCTTCGAGCGGCACGCCGCGGATGCGATCACGGGCGCGGACATCGACCTCGACGACGGCATCCTGCTCGGCGCCCACAAGTTCGCGTGGGTGCGGGTCTCGGCGCTGTGGTGA
- a CDS encoding MFS transporter — protein sequence MHSTTSSLTQRPASLIRSAGWSYFPVALVARLPFAMMVVGLLTLVVSARGSIAVAGMTSAMTGLGTAVFGPLLGAASDRFGQRRVLLVAGIVNSALLIAIAWLAFAPVKDAVLLAIAFAIGASMPQVAPLSRSRLVAIIGRTFSRERRSRVLNGTMAYESAADEVVFVFGPVVVGLLATSQGPAAPVIGAAVLALVFVTSFALHPTARATSPATDADESAPGQAPAVELLSARVVIPVIGALGMGLFFGSMLTALTAFMADRGAAEQAGLVYGAMGIGSAALALSVAALPDRFTLSARWLVFGGVLVAGAAATPLAYNIPGMAACLLIVGMGIGPTLVTQYSLAAEASPRGRSGTVMTMLSSGVVVGQSAATALVGLVAEEAGTAAAMLAPAIAAGVVLAAAVAQAAVVRRTRAAQV from the coding sequence ATGCACAGCACCACCAGTTCTCTCACCCAGCGTCCTGCGAGCCTCATCCGCTCGGCCGGATGGTCCTATTTCCCCGTCGCCCTCGTGGCGCGTCTTCCGTTCGCGATGATGGTGGTGGGCCTGCTCACCCTCGTCGTCTCGGCGCGCGGATCGATCGCCGTCGCCGGCATGACCTCGGCGATGACGGGCCTGGGCACCGCCGTCTTCGGCCCGCTCCTGGGTGCCGCGTCCGACCGCTTCGGGCAGCGCCGCGTGCTGCTGGTCGCCGGCATCGTCAACAGCGCCCTGCTCATCGCGATCGCCTGGCTCGCCTTCGCGCCGGTCAAGGACGCCGTGCTGCTCGCGATCGCCTTTGCCATCGGCGCGAGCATGCCGCAGGTCGCGCCGCTCTCGCGCAGCCGCCTCGTCGCGATCATCGGTCGCACGTTCTCGCGCGAGCGCCGATCGCGCGTGCTCAACGGCACGATGGCGTACGAATCCGCCGCCGACGAGGTCGTGTTCGTCTTCGGCCCGGTCGTTGTGGGCCTGCTGGCGACGAGCCAGGGCCCCGCCGCCCCCGTCATCGGCGCGGCGGTCCTCGCCCTCGTGTTCGTGACCTCCTTCGCCCTGCATCCGACCGCCCGGGCGACGAGCCCGGCGACGGATGCCGACGAGTCGGCGCCCGGCCAGGCGCCCGCCGTCGAACTGCTGAGCGCCCGCGTCGTGATCCCCGTGATCGGCGCCCTCGGCATGGGACTTTTCTTCGGCTCGATGCTCACGGCGCTGACGGCGTTCATGGCCGACCGCGGCGCCGCCGAGCAGGCGGGCCTGGTGTACGGGGCGATGGGCATCGGCTCGGCCGCGCTCGCTCTGAGCGTCGCGGCGCTGCCCGATCGCTTCACCCTCTCGGCACGATGGCTGGTCTTCGGCGGCGTGCTCGTCGCGGGCGCCGCCGCGACGCCGCTCGCGTACAACATCCCCGGCATGGCCGCGTGCCTGCTGATCGTCGGGATGGGCATCGGCCCCACGCTCGTGACGCAGTACAGTCTCGCCGCCGAGGCGAGCCCGCGCGGCCGCTCGGGCACCGTCATGACGATGCTCAGCTCGGGCGTCGTCGTCGGCCAGTCGGCGGCGACCGCCCTCGTCGGCCTCGTCGCCGAGGAGGCCGGGACCGCCGCGGCGATGCTCGCGCCCGCGATCGCCGCGGGGGTCGTCCTCGCCGCCGCGGTCGCGCAGGCCGCGGTCGTGCGCCGCACCCGGGCCGCGCAGGTCTGA
- a CDS encoding alpha/beta hydrolase, producing the protein MTSADDSPLPIPDPTRPRAGALAWISRLVAVAALGVVAWALVSAWGGVVSGHPAYLVLLGVTAIGAIATLTVSFVRPARPGRWRVAGRIALVVAGAAWIAITAWLRPYAAVEPALDAMISDAQVTVAESATDIVLTPTAEPGTTGVFFQPGALVDPRAYAAVLRPLVEDGHTVVIAKQPLGIAFFALGAFDAARGAHPELDAWVVGGHSLGGTVAAIQADAADSDATAPATGLMFFASYPAGDISTSLTVPVTSISGSEDGLSTPENIDASRADLPPDTVFTVIEGASHAQFGDYGPQAGDGTPTITNVQARSQISDAAVAFVDAISG; encoded by the coding sequence ATGACTTCCGCCGACGACTCCCCGCTGCCGATCCCCGACCCCACGCGACCCCGCGCGGGCGCGCTCGCGTGGATCTCGCGCCTGGTCGCCGTGGCCGCGCTCGGCGTGGTCGCGTGGGCCCTCGTCTCCGCGTGGGGCGGCGTCGTCAGCGGTCACCCCGCGTACCTCGTCCTGCTCGGCGTGACCGCCATCGGCGCGATCGCGACGCTGACCGTCAGCTTCGTGCGCCCGGCGCGTCCGGGCCGCTGGCGCGTCGCCGGACGCATCGCGCTGGTCGTCGCGGGAGCCGCCTGGATCGCGATCACGGCCTGGCTGCGCCCGTACGCGGCCGTGGAGCCGGCACTCGACGCCATGATCTCGGACGCCCAGGTCACGGTCGCCGAGTCCGCGACCGACATCGTCCTCACGCCCACAGCCGAGCCGGGCACGACCGGCGTGTTCTTCCAGCCCGGGGCGCTCGTCGACCCGCGGGCGTACGCCGCCGTGCTGCGTCCCCTCGTCGAGGACGGCCACACCGTCGTGATCGCCAAGCAGCCGCTCGGGATCGCCTTCTTCGCCCTCGGCGCCTTCGACGCGGCCCGGGGGGCGCACCCCGAGCTCGACGCGTGGGTCGTCGGCGGCCATTCGCTCGGCGGGACCGTCGCGGCGATCCAGGCCGACGCCGCCGACTCCGACGCGACAGCGCCCGCCACCGGCCTGATGTTCTTCGCGTCGTACCCCGCCGGCGACATCAGCACGTCGCTGACCGTCCCGGTCACCTCGATCTCGGGGTCCGAGGACGGGCTGTCGACGCCCGAGAACATCGACGCGTCGCGCGCCGATCTCCCGCCCGACACCGTGTTCACGGTCATCGAGGGTGCGTCGCACGCGCAGTTCGGCGACTACGGGCCGCAGGCGGGCGACGGCACGCCCACGATCACGAACGTGCAGGCGCGCTCGCAGATCTCGGACGCCGCCGTCGCGTTCGTCGACGCGATCTCGGGCTGA
- a CDS encoding DUF1992 domain-containing protein, translating into MSEDPRVAAARYRVERLEAEAARTTAASDPEDTAAAARDADATAPESADAPVPDPARQPTATDRAAYVEVAVQQAIRRGEFEDLPGSGKPIPHLGDHHDPDWWIRRKIESEQLTGLGPPALTLRVESAHLDERLDELSREEDVREALEDFNRRVRVARMQLLGGPPVVTPLREVDDEVVAWRERRDAARREASEPEQPAPRRRRGRRARREDE; encoded by the coding sequence ATGTCCGAGGATCCTCGCGTCGCCGCGGCCCGCTACCGGGTCGAACGGCTCGAGGCCGAGGCTGCGCGGACGACCGCGGCCTCCGATCCGGAGGACACCGCCGCGGCCGCACGCGACGCGGATGCCACCGCACCGGAGTCCGCCGACGCCCCGGTACCGGACCCCGCGCGACAGCCCACCGCCACCGACCGCGCCGCCTACGTCGAGGTCGCGGTCCAGCAGGCGATCCGCCGCGGCGAGTTCGAGGATCTGCCGGGCTCGGGCAAGCCCATCCCCCACCTCGGCGACCACCACGACCCGGACTGGTGGATCCGCCGCAAGATCGAGTCCGAGCAGCTGACCGGGCTCGGCCCGCCCGCCCTCACGCTGCGCGTGGAGTCCGCGCACCTGGACGAGCGGCTCGACGAGCTCTCACGCGAGGAGGACGTCCGCGAAGCGCTGGAGGACTTCAACCGGCGGGTGCGTGTCGCGCGCATGCAGCTGCTGGGCGGGCCACCGGTCGTCACCCCGCTGCGCGAGGTCGACGACGAGGTCGTCGCCTGGCGTGAGCGACGCGACGCCGCCCGCCGCGAAGCATCCGAACCGGAACAGCCCGCCCCACGCCGGCGGCGCGGCCGGCGCGCACGACGCGAGGACGAGTGA
- a CDS encoding MaoC family dehydratase, whose amino-acid sequence MANVTVTVAELPSLEGKDLGSSSWLEVSQERINTFADATDDHQYIHVDPVRAKDSPFGTTIAHGFLTLSLFIPMWTEILEVSDASTLVNYGLDKVRFTSPVPAGSKIRLNATLTTVTEVKGGYQLHVAATVEIEGQERPAVVIESISRVYA is encoded by the coding sequence ATGGCAAATGTCACCGTCACCGTCGCCGAGCTGCCCTCGCTCGAAGGCAAGGACCTCGGCTCGTCGAGCTGGCTGGAGGTCTCGCAGGAGCGCATCAACACCTTCGCCGACGCGACCGACGATCACCAGTACATCCACGTCGACCCGGTCCGCGCGAAGGACTCGCCCTTCGGCACGACCATCGCGCACGGGTTCCTGACCCTGTCGCTGTTCATCCCGATGTGGACCGAGATCCTCGAGGTCTCGGACGCATCGACGCTGGTCAACTACGGCCTCGACAAGGTCCGGTTCACCTCGCCCGTTCCCGCCGGGTCGAAGATCCGTCTGAACGCCACCCTCACGACGGTCACCGAGGTCAAGGGCGGCTACCAGCTGCACGTCGCCGCAACCGTCGAGATCGAGGGCCAGGAGCGCCCGGCCGTCGTCATCGAGAGCATCTCGAGGGTCTACGCCTGA
- a CDS encoding NAD-dependent epimerase/dehydratase family protein, giving the protein MRIALTGSTGKLGAVVLRELRDHGHDVVAFDVVGARAPGFVQIDLTDYGQVADALAGVDRSAPFDAVVHLAAVPAPGLRTDVATFHNNMAATFNVFWAAVRLGIRRVVYASSETVLGLPFDVPPPYIPVDEEYAPRPESVYSIVKTLEEQLARELVRWHPDLSITGLRFSNVMVPEDYAEFPSFDGDALMRKWNLWGYIDARDGAQAIEKALENAPAGFEPYIIAAADTVMSRPNGELIAEVFPDTPVTREVSAHETLLGIDKARRLLGYDPQHSWRDHVE; this is encoded by the coding sequence ATGCGCATCGCCCTGACAGGTTCCACCGGAAAGCTCGGAGCCGTCGTGCTCCGCGAGCTGCGCGACCACGGGCACGACGTCGTCGCGTTCGACGTCGTCGGGGCCCGCGCGCCCGGCTTCGTCCAGATCGATCTGACCGACTACGGCCAGGTCGCCGACGCCCTCGCCGGTGTCGACCGCTCGGCGCCGTTCGACGCGGTCGTGCATCTGGCGGCGGTCCCGGCCCCGGGTCTGCGCACCGACGTCGCGACGTTCCACAACAACATGGCGGCGACGTTCAACGTGTTCTGGGCGGCCGTGCGGCTGGGCATCCGCCGCGTCGTGTACGCGTCGAGCGAGACGGTGCTGGGACTGCCCTTCGACGTGCCGCCGCCCTACATCCCGGTCGACGAGGAGTACGCGCCGCGTCCCGAGTCGGTGTACTCGATCGTGAAGACCCTCGAGGAGCAGCTCGCGCGCGAGCTCGTCCGGTGGCATCCCGACCTGTCGATCACGGGCCTGCGGTTCTCGAACGTCATGGTCCCCGAGGACTACGCCGAGTTCCCGTCGTTCGACGGCGACGCGCTGATGCGCAAGTGGAACCTGTGGGGCTACATCGACGCGCGCGACGGCGCGCAGGCGATCGAGAAGGCGCTCGAGAACGCGCCGGCCGGGTTCGAGCCGTACATCATCGCCGCCGCCGACACCGTCATGTCGCGGCCCAACGGCGAGCTGATCGCCGAGGTCTTCCCCGACACGCCCGTCACGCGCGAGGTCTCGGCGCACGAGACGCTGCTGGGCATCGACAAGGCCCGGCGCCTGCTCGGCTACGACCCGCAGCACTCCTGGCGCGATCACGTGGAGTGA